CTATGCGTTTTCCGTGCTGTTCCAACAGGGCGCGTGGACGGGCTGGGCGGCTCTGGCGCGTTTTGACCGTGAAATCTTCCGCATCGCGTTGGCCAGCTTCTCCGCCTACGCCGTCGGCCAGCTGCTCGACATTTTCGTCTTCAACCGCCTGCGCCGCCTCAAAGCGTGGTGGGTCGCGCCCTCGGCCTCGATGTTTGCGGGCAACGCCGTGGACACCCTGCTGTTTTTCTCCATCGCCTTTTACGCGGGCGGCAACGCCTACATGGCCGAGCATTGGCCGCACATCGCCCTGGTCGATTACCTGTTCAAACTCGTTATCTGCGCCCTCTTCTTCCTGCCCGCCTACGGCATCCTCCTCGGCCTGCTCGCCAAACGCCTCACCGCCCTACCCTGCGATGCGGAAAACGAATGCGCTATCGGGCGGCAAAAGGCCGTCTGAAAAACACCAATTCAGTTTTCAGACGGCCTCCCGTTTCTCCGCCCTGCCCTGATGAGGCCGTTCCCGCCAGTACTCTTTCAGAGCATAAACGCAGGGATGACGTTTCTGAAAACGCCGCCCCTGAAACCCCGCCCGCCGCCTGCGGAAACGGTATAATCCGCGCCTTAATTTTTCACGAAAGCCCACGCAACCATGCACGAACACTACCACCCCTCCGCCGTCGAGCCTGCGGCGCAGAAAAAATGGGACGAAGCCCGTATTTTCAACGTCTCCGAAGACGCTTCCAAACCCAAATACTACTGCCTCTCCATGTTCCCCTACCCCAGCGGCAAGCTGCATATGGGGCACGTGCGCAACTACACCATCGGCGACGTGTTGAGCCGTTTCAAACTCTTAAACGGCTTTAATGTCATGCAGCCTATGGGCTGGGATGCTTTCGGCATGCCCGCCGAAAACGCGGCGATGAAAAACAACGTCGCCCCCGCCGCTTGGACCTACGACAACATCGAATACATGAAAACCCAGCTCAAAAGCCTGGGTTTTGCGATTGACTGGGAGCGCGAAGTCGCCACCTGCAAACCCGAATACTACCGCTGGGAGCAATGGCTGTTTACCAAGCTGTTTGAAAAAGGCATCGTCTATCGCAAAAACGGCACGGTAAACTGGGACCCTGTCGACCAAACCGTCCTTGCCAACGAGCAAGTCATCGACGGACGCGGCTGGCGTTCGGGCGCGTTGATCGAAAAACGCGAAATCCCGATGTATTACTTCAAAATCACGGATTACGCCGAAGAGCTGCTCAACGACTTGGACAAGCTGGAACACTGGCCGGAACAAGTCAAAACCATGCAGCGCAACTGGATCGGCAAATCACGCGGTATGACCGTGCGCTTCGCCGTTTCAGACGACAGCAAACAAGGCTTGGAAGGCGATTACGCGAAATTCCTGCAAGTTTATACCACCCGCCCCGACACGCTGATGGGCGCGACTTATGTTGCCGTTGCCGCCGAGCATCCGCTGGCAACCGCCGCAGCCGCCGACAAACCCGAATTGCAGGCATTTATCGCCGAATGCAAAGCGGGTTCCGTTGCCGAAGCCGACATGGCGACAATGGAGAAAAAAGGCGTGCCGACCGGCCGCTACGTCGTCAACCCGCTCAACGGCGACAAGCTGGAAGTGTGGATTGCCAACTATGTATTGTGGGGCTACGGCGACGGCGCAGTGATGGCGGTTCCGGCGCACGACGAACGCGATTTCGAGTTCGCCACCAAATACAACCTGCCGAAAAAACAAGTCATTGCCGTCGGCGACAACGTATTTGACGCAAACCAATGGCAAGAATGGTACGGCGACAAAGAAAACGGCGTATTGGTCAACAGCGGCGACTTAGACGGCATGAATTTTCAGACGGCCTTCGACGCCATCGCCGCCAAGCTGCAAAGCCAAAA
The window above is part of the Neisseria bacilliformis genome. Proteins encoded here:
- a CDS encoding 7-cyano-7-deazaguanine/7-aminomethyl-7-deazaguanine transporter codes for the protein MYRFTERQQANALFWLSLFHIAVIASSNYLVQFPFDIPLPDGFVVHSTWGALTFPFIFLATDLTVRIFGRHTARRIVFCVMFPALLLSYAFSVLFQQGAWTGWAALARFDREIFRIALASFSAYAVGQLLDIFVFNRLRRLKAWWVAPSASMFAGNAVDTLLFFSIAFYAGGNAYMAEHWPHIALVDYLFKLVICALFFLPAYGILLGLLAKRLTALPCDAENECAIGRQKAV